DNA from Actinoplanes sp. SE50/110:
GGAGAGTGCGCAGCGCACGCTTCGGTTCAGCGCGGCCCTGGAGGCGATCGAGGCGACCGGGCGCGCGCCGGGTGGCGAGGTGAGCGTGCGGGTCAATTCAGCCGGCGGGCTGGCCGACCTGCGATTCCACCCGGAGGCCGACCGGCTCTCGCTGGACGAGTTGGCGCGCTTGGTGGTGGAGACGACGCACCGTGCGCAGGGGCGGCTCGCAGAACACGTCGGTGAGCTGGTGGCCTCGGTCTACGGCTCGGACTCCGGAACCGCG
Protein-coding regions in this window:
- a CDS encoding YbaB/EbfC family nucleoid-associated protein, whose protein sequence is MRSFQARVEESAQRTLRFSAALEAIEATGRAPGGEVSVRVNSAGGLADLRFHPEADRLSLDELARLVVETTHRAQGRLAEHVGELVASVYGSDSGTAALINEAYAKRYPKPAVDEENRR